One Oncorhynchus masou masou isolate Uvic2021 chromosome 18, UVic_Omas_1.1, whole genome shotgun sequence DNA window includes the following coding sequences:
- the LOC135505157 gene encoding homeobox protein SIX3-like — protein sequence MVFRSPLELFPAHFLLPGMLLPEEPPACAPASALPGLRFSAAQVAGVCETLEETGDVERLARFLWSLPVAPGGACFITEHESVRRARAVVAFHTGNYRELYCILENHSFMRRASHGKLQAMWLEAHYREAERLRGRSLGPVDKYRIRKKFPLPRTIWDGETNTHCFKERTRGLLRERYLQDPYPDPARKRELARATGLTPTQVGNWFKNRRQRDRAAANKNRLAHHGMRPGAMLALARTECSPTGSACSPEMILSVMDSDSDFDI from the exons ATGGTGTTCAGATCCCCGCTAGAGCTCTTTCCCGCCCATTTCCTCCTGCCCGGCATGCTCTTACCGGAGGAACCCCCTGCTTGCGCACCTGCCTCTGCTCTACCTGGGCTCCGTTTCTCCGCggcgcag gTGGCCGGTGTGTGTGAGACTCTGGAGGAGACCGGGGACGTCGAGCGGCTCGCGCGGTTTCTGTGGTCCCTGCCGGTGGCCCCAGGTGGCGCGTGCTTCATTACAGAGCATGAGTCCGTCCGGAGGGCGCGTGCCGTGGTCGCCTTTCACACCGGGAACTACCGCGAACTCTACTGCATCCTGGAGAACCACAGCTTTATGCGCCGCGCCTCGCACGGTAAACTACAGGCCATGTGGCTCGAGGCGCACTACCGGGAGGCTGAGAGGCTGCGCGGGCGGTCGTTGGGCCCGGTGGACAAGTACCGTATCAGGAAGAAGTTCCCTTTACCAAGAACCATCTGGGACGGCGAGACGAACACACACTgcttcaag GAGCGGACGCGGGGCCTGCTGAGGGAACGGTACCTCCAGGACCCCTACCCAGACCCCGCGAGGAAAAGGGAGCTGGCGCGCGCCACCGGGCTCACTCCAACACAGGTCGGGAACTGGTTCAAGAACCGGAGACAGAGAGACCGCGCAGCCGCCAACAAGAACAG GCTCGCGCACCACGGGATGCGACCGGGAGCCATGCTCGCTCTGGCCAGGACAGAATGCAGCCCCACCGGAAGTGCATGCAGCCCGGAGATGATCCTCTCGGTAATGGACAGCGACTCTGACTTTGACATCTGA